One genomic window of Vibrio rhizosphaerae includes the following:
- a CDS encoding ribonuclease T2 family protein, translated as MKLKTLLAVFSALALLFGVVGQSSAVTFSGTFYASQSCPAYQSKNKKTNPGNIYLVSGQSYQIREANKNDATWYRVVVDNANPQLRWASASCGEVKGGDSSSSGSSGSGSCSTAGQEDSYVLALSWQPAFCETHTSKPECKVTDSSAYQAGNFTLHGLWPNKASCGTSYGFCGSYSHSVSPFCSYDAVPMSSSTLALLGQYMPSAAYGSCLQRHEWYKHGTCQTQRNADEYFKTAIRLQKEFNQNVAYFMQEHLGKSVSTQDFFDVVDQAFFDGAHKRLQISCKNSKLVDVYINLPKQLDENASLESLMMDADPKFSNQCGSRFTVDEIGF; from the coding sequence ATGAAACTAAAAACTCTGTTGGCTGTTTTTTCTGCTCTGGCACTGTTGTTCGGTGTGGTCGGGCAGAGTTCCGCGGTGACTTTCTCTGGTACTTTTTATGCCAGCCAGTCATGTCCGGCTTATCAATCAAAAAACAAGAAAACCAATCCTGGGAACATCTATCTGGTTTCCGGGCAGTCTTACCAAATTCGTGAGGCGAATAAAAATGACGCCACCTGGTACCGGGTGGTGGTTGACAATGCTAATCCACAGTTGCGTTGGGCCTCTGCCAGTTGTGGTGAGGTAAAAGGTGGTGATTCTTCTTCATCGGGTAGCTCGGGTTCTGGCAGCTGTTCAACGGCGGGTCAGGAAGACAGTTATGTCTTGGCACTCAGCTGGCAGCCAGCTTTCTGTGAAACACACACGTCAAAGCCTGAATGTAAGGTCACGGATTCCAGCGCTTATCAGGCCGGAAACTTTACCCTGCATGGTTTATGGCCGAATAAAGCCTCCTGTGGCACAAGTTACGGATTCTGTGGCAGTTACTCTCACTCGGTGAGTCCTTTCTGCAGCTATGATGCGGTTCCGATGTCATCATCGACGCTGGCATTACTGGGACAATATATGCCAAGTGCAGCCTATGGTTCTTGTTTACAACGTCATGAATGGTACAAGCACGGTACCTGCCAGACGCAAAGAAACGCGGATGAATATTTTAAAACTGCGATTCGTCTGCAAAAAGAATTTAACCAGAATGTCGCTTATTTCATGCAGGAGCATCTCGGTAAATCTGTCTCCACGCAGGACTTTTTTGATGTTGTGGATCAGGCGTTTTTCGACGGAGCGCATAAACGGTTACAGATTTCATGTAAGAACAGCAAATTAGTGGATGTCTATATTAATTTGCCGAAACAACTGGATGAAAATGCTTCCCTTGAAAGCTTAATGATGGATGCTGATCCGAAGTTTTCTAACCAATGTGGCAGCCGCTTCACTGTGGATGAAATTGGCTTTTAA
- a CDS encoding HEPN domain-containing protein, whose translation MKTSLDHLPERKQHELALISTILRDTLEEYIVGKQGSKAEFRILKIILFGSHAKGGWVSDIPNGYVSDYDILVIVNKPSLVDEDLVWRRAEEQIDRKVKSAPLGLIVHTLEEVNEQLRQGHYFFKDIREEGIEIFAATPKELAEPGDLSDEERRQIAQGHYDYWFESAQQFFHFFGQALSDKKWLSNAAFQLHQSTERLFACTLLVLSNYLPKTHNIEKLKKYCAEQDLAFVDIFPMDDKFHRRSFRRLQRAYIDARYSMHYEITEEELVYLQGEVEKLKGLVEKVCLARLGG comes from the coding sequence ATGAAGACTTCTCTCGATCATCTCCCTGAACGTAAACAGCACGAGCTTGCGCTGATTTCAACCATTCTGCGCGATACGCTGGAAGAATACATCGTTGGCAAGCAGGGGAGTAAAGCCGAGTTCCGGATCCTGAAAATCATTCTGTTCGGCAGCCACGCCAAAGGCGGCTGGGTGAGCGATATTCCCAACGGCTATGTCAGTGACTACGACATTCTGGTGATCGTCAACAAACCCTCGCTGGTGGATGAGGATCTTGTCTGGCGCAGGGCCGAAGAGCAGATTGACCGCAAAGTCAAAAGCGCACCGCTGGGTCTGATTGTGCATACTTTGGAAGAAGTGAATGAACAGCTCAGACAAGGTCACTATTTTTTCAAGGATATTCGCGAAGAGGGGATCGAAATCTTTGCTGCGACACCGAAAGAACTGGCCGAACCGGGGGATCTGAGTGATGAAGAACGTCGTCAAATTGCCCAAGGGCACTATGATTACTGGTTTGAAAGTGCACAGCAGTTTTTTCATTTCTTTGGTCAGGCTCTTTCTGATAAGAAATGGCTGAGCAATGCAGCATTTCAACTCCACCAATCCACAGAGCGATTGTTCGCCTGTACCTTACTGGTTCTGAGTAACTACCTACCCAAAACCCACAATATCGAAAAGCTGAAAAAATACTGTGCCGAGCAAGATCTTGCTTTCGTTGATATTTTCCCGATGGACGACAAATTCCACCGCCGCAGCTTTCGCCGCCTGCAACGCGCCTACATTGACGCCCGTTACTCGATGCATTACGAAATCACCGAAGAAGAATTGGTGTATCTGCAAGGCGAAGTGGAGAAGCTGAAAGGACTGGTGGAGAAGGTTTGTTTGGCGAGGCTTGGGGGGTAA
- a CDS encoding sensor histidine kinase, whose translation MTYLSKRSYYFKLVVTINIICFVGLVLVALNLYNRNFTENLHQLKNYGLSQARVIAHDPLLSEQVFKKNIGQLSAMAQKYQWGGEIEYISISNTQGIRLFHSKGYGIGEKIHSNKIDEIAQGKEISDVSQGFYGRVLVKARVPIFYHGQFIGIVSTGISYPKFIEKQKKDLNEMAMLFIAAWFINLGVSYLLIRSLRYRLNLMTPEQIEKGFVYRQYILDSVYEGIVAVNKDDHVVLINDAAMAYLDILDEDIRGKPIADYIFNTDFFSSQSLEELKDETILCNGHSLIATRKPIYDKQGNELGLVVSFRINTMKDELENKMNQFAKDKDNLRAIIHEFNNQMSVIYGLLEMKRYDSVLQYIDTEFATRQNDVREISKMLPVPDLAAMFLSKKVRAKELNISLEIDPMSRIDSKLLPINIQDVTCIIGNLISNAFEAVVSSHAAQRVVSVYVYQSDEFIIEVADSGGGVAEEDADKIFERGVTSKAGDNHGIGLHLVKTLVEQADGRIVIEESDFGGALFMVFIPLNIGSISSQSTYSEIHSLTDA comes from the coding sequence ATGACCTACCTTAGCAAAAGGTCTTATTACTTTAAGCTGGTCGTGACCATTAATATTATTTGCTTTGTCGGTTTAGTGCTTGTTGCCCTGAATCTCTATAATCGAAATTTCACAGAAAATCTTCACCAATTGAAAAACTATGGGTTATCTCAAGCAAGAGTGATTGCCCATGACCCGTTATTGTCTGAGCAGGTATTCAAAAAAAATATCGGACAACTGAGCGCGATGGCGCAAAAGTATCAATGGGGGGGTGAAATTGAGTACATCTCTATCTCAAACACGCAGGGGATCCGGTTATTTCATAGTAAAGGCTATGGCATCGGTGAGAAAATTCATTCGAATAAAATTGATGAGATTGCGCAGGGAAAAGAGATTTCAGATGTCAGTCAGGGATTTTATGGTCGGGTATTAGTCAAAGCCCGGGTACCGATTTTTTATCATGGCCAGTTTATCGGCATTGTTTCTACTGGTATCTCTTATCCTAAATTCATCGAAAAACAGAAAAAAGATCTCAATGAAATGGCGATGTTATTTATTGCTGCCTGGTTTATTAATCTGGGGGTGAGTTATTTATTAATCCGCAGTTTACGTTACCGATTAAACTTAATGACTCCCGAGCAGATAGAAAAAGGCTTTGTCTACCGTCAGTATATTCTTGATTCCGTTTATGAGGGGATTGTCGCTGTCAACAAAGACGATCATGTCGTTTTGATTAATGATGCTGCAATGGCATATCTGGACATTCTTGACGAGGATATTCGGGGGAAACCTATTGCCGATTATATTTTTAATACGGACTTTTTTAGCAGTCAAAGTCTTGAAGAGTTGAAAGATGAGACCATTCTTTGCAATGGGCATTCTCTGATTGCGACCCGTAAACCCATCTACGACAAACAGGGGAATGAGCTTGGCTTAGTGGTGAGTTTTCGTATTAATACGATGAAAGATGAACTGGAAAACAAAATGAACCAGTTTGCGAAGGATAAAGACAATCTCAGAGCGATCATTCATGAATTTAATAACCAGATGTCGGTGATTTATGGCTTACTGGAGATGAAACGCTATGACAGTGTATTGCAATACATTGATACGGAATTTGCGACCCGCCAGAATGATGTCCGTGAAATCTCAAAAATGTTGCCGGTGCCTGATCTTGCGGCGATGTTCCTGAGTAAAAAAGTCCGGGCGAAAGAGTTGAATATTTCGCTTGAAATCGATCCGATGAGTCGTATTGACAGTAAGTTGTTACCGATCAATATACAGGATGTCACTTGCATTATCGGTAATTTAATTAGTAATGCATTTGAGGCGGTCGTCAGTAGTCACGCTGCGCAACGGGTTGTCAGTGTGTATGTTTATCAGAGTGATGAATTCATTATTGAAGTCGCAGATAGTGGAGGCGGGGTTGCTGAAGAAGATGCAGACAAAATTTTTGAGCGAGGTGTCACTTCGAAGGCGGGTGATAATCATGGTATTGGTCTGCATTTGGTAAAAACACTGGTTGAGCAGGCCGACGGGCGAATTGTTATTGAAGA